From a single Apium graveolens cultivar Ventura chromosome 2, ASM990537v1, whole genome shotgun sequence genomic region:
- the LOC141707505 gene encoding uncharacterized protein LOC141707505: MGAGRTQNFILKDNKFPEQNQAVSPKSNKAFNSSFRNLGKSQLGGVIFGCKTATIDECLNNQLFGLPGPHISYVKNIDLGLPLFLFNYSTRRLHGIFEAACPGKLNINPYGWTSDGSERTSYPAQVQIRLRLHCQSLHEEQFKPIIWDNYYNLKHFWFELDHAQTDRLISLLSSVVIAPTTSAPKLTKERKIPSTSQWRELKSEGFDTAVSNGDFAPSSSSNGSLDALDVDCNQSYETYSDRRTIEESEKDLIYMKLKEMALNRERFDPSLTVDNNVVIDGENLKQERLLEKQIISEEKPEIISVKSTDDPSGIAQLKKRMEEFDAFKTEQSRKMEYLQQKLLEAETEIQLLKDRCMVLESRSNPDVANGDKTASGNFTELNSDINEFMYLIGGYDGTQWLSALDSYSPSLDTVKSLKPMNSARSYASVARLNGEIYVFGGGNGSLWYDTVEAYHPDNNTWTSRPSLNRVKGSLAGATVNNKLFALGGGNGHESFSDVEMLDLDVGRWIPTQSMLHKRFALAAVEHNGAIYAVGGFDGKSYLKSVERFDPREHSWTRIASMNTQRGCHSLTVMNEKLYALGGYDGKEMVSSVEIFDPRIGSWMTGEPMSEQRGYAAAAVLKGSMYIIGGVVSGECGDNIIETIECYKEGQGWQSTNLKAIGRRCFASAIVL; encoded by the exons ATGGGGGCAGGAAGAACACAGAACTTCATACTGAAGGACAATAAATTTCCCGAACAAAATCAGGCAGTCTCTCCAAAATCGAACAAGGCATTTAATTCAAGTTTTAGGAATCTGGGAAAAAGTCAACTTGGAGGAGTTATATTTGGTTGCAAGACTGCAACCATTGACGAGTGTCTGAACAATCAACTCTTTG GCTTACCGGGTCCTCACATTTCATATGTTAAGAACATAGATCTTGGATTGCCGCTGTTTCTATTCAATTACAGTACCAGAAGACTTCATGGCATTTTTGAAGCTGCCTGCCCTGGGAAATTGAACATCAATCCATATGGATGGACTTCTGATGGTTCAGAAAGAACATCATATCCTGCTCAG GTCCAGATCCGCTTGCGTCTCCATTGTCAGTCATTGCATGAAGAGCAGTTCAAGCCAATAATTTGGGACAATTACTACAATTTAAAGCATTTTTGGTTTGAGCTGGACCATGCTCAAACGGACAGATTAATATCTTTACTATCATCTGTTGTGATCGCTCCAACTACATCTGCTCCAAAACTCACTAAAGAAAGAAAAATCCCCTCAACTTCACAATGGAGAGAGTTGAAGAGTGAAGGATTTGACACTGCAGTTTCAAATGGTGATTTTGCTCCTTCCTCTAGTTCAAATGGAAGTCTGGATGCTTTGGATGTTGACTGTAATCAGTCATACGAAACTTACTCGGATAGGAGAACTATAGAGGAAAGTGAAAAGGACCTTATTTACATGAAACTTAAAGAAATGGCCCTTAATCGTGAGAGATTCGACCCATCTTTAACAGTTGACAATAATGTGGTTATAGATGGTGAGAACTTGAAGCAGGAACGGTTGCTGGAGAAGCagataatatcagaagagaaaCCTGAAATAATATCAGTTAAATCAACTGATGATCCCTCTGGTATAGCTCAG TTGAAAAAGAGAATGGAAGAGTTTGATGCTTTTAAAACAGAGCAAAGTCGGAAGATGGAATATTTGCAACAGAAACTG TTAGAAGCAGAAACAGAAATTCAACTCTTAAAAGATCGGTGCATGGTTCTAGAATCTCGATCTAATCCTGATGTAGCTAATGGCGATAAAACAGCAAGCGGAAATTTTACTGAGCTTAATTCAGATATTAATGAGTTCATGTATTTGATTGGAGGATATGATGGAACCCAATGGTTGTCAGCTTTAGACTCCTACTCACCTTCACTGGATACTGTAAAGTCTTTAAAGCCGATGAACTCTGCACGTTCTTACGCATCTGTTGCAAGATTAAATGGCGAGATTTACGTATTTGGTGGTGGTAATGGTTCTCTATGGTATGACACAG TTGAAGCGTATCACCCAGATAACAACACGTGGACTTCACGCCCCTCCCTGAATAGGGTGAAAGGAAGTTTGGCTGGTGCTACTGTTAACAACAAACTATTTGCGCTTGGCGGTGGAAATGGGCATGAAAGTTTTTCAGATGTTGAAATGTTAGATCTAGATGTTGGACGCTGGATTCCAACACAGTCCATGCTGCATAAG AGATTTGCTCTTGCTGCAGTAGAACATAATGGGGCTATCTATGCTGTTGGTGGATTTGATGGAAAAAGCTACTTAAA ATCCGTTGAAAGATTTGACCCTAGGGAACACTCATGGACCAGAATTGCGAGCATGAACACTCAGAGGGGTTGTCATTCTTTAACTGTTATGAATGAAAAATT ATATGCTCTGGGTGGTTATGATGGGAAGGAAATGGTCAGTAGTGTTGAAATATTTGATCCACGTATTGGGTCATGGATGACTGGTGAGCCAATGAGCGAACAAAGGGGATATGCCGCGGCCGCTGTGTTAAAGGGAAGTATGTATATCATAGGAGGAGTTGTAAGTGGAGAGTGTGGAGACAACATTATAGAGACA ATTGAATGCTACAAGGAGGGTCAGGGTTGGCAATCAACAAACCTAAAAGCAATTGGTCGTAGGTGCTTTGCCTCTGCTATTGTTTTATAG